A stretch of DNA from Manihot esculenta cultivar AM560-2 chromosome 7, M.esculenta_v8, whole genome shotgun sequence:
GGACTAATAGGCCTGTTTTTTGACTGAAGTATCCCCAGACTGTGTGCCTTATCATTTCTACATTGCTTGTGCTTCTTGCTCTTAGTGATGAAGGTTCTGCTTCTAGCTTTAGTACGAAACAGTCCTCGTCGTCGATCGACTTCTCGCCGATGCAAATGGAGTTGGAGAATAAGTTGGCAGTGGATTTGGGATCAAGACCCTGTTGAATTTGATTCAAGATTTTGAGAAACTTTGTAAGCAAAGCAAGAAATCACACATTTTTATGCAATTCTACGTACTAAATTCACATGGGTATGTTGGATTTCATGTAATGGGCTTTCTAGTTGGCCAGGCGAGGGACAAGAGAGGCCATATTGCTCAACCTGGACCTTACTTCAATGGGATGGCAGGTCTACAAGGCTGTTGGCTTTTATGAACTTTCTTTCTACTCCACCAAAATTGTTGACTTTTTGTATTAAGATCAAGAACTTGGTGGCTAATGGCAAAACTTGATAATTAAAGTTGGCACCCGATCGGATCACTGAAAGATAAAATGCTTTTAAAATTTGTTTCATTTCTCATTAAGGGAAAAACGCATCCAACCACCCATTAtaatatttacatttaattaataatttagataTACTGTGTTCCACATTAAACTGAGACATAAGGGAAAATTTGTGGAAAATTGTGAATTTCATGTCGTTCCAGTTATTCCCTTCTTTGAGAAAGTTCAAAAGAACCCAAAAAAGATAGGAGCTGAATAGCTTTAATTTCACACTAATCAGACAAGAGAAGCCCATGAGAATGCACAGAACCATGAAAATCAGTGGAAAAATTTTCCAAGTACACTAAAGGAAACAGAGAGAGATAATATTTTGATCATGGTGTTACCTGAAGGAACCGCCTGAGTGGCCTAGGTGGACCTCTGGAAGCATGGGAATGGTGCCATGGGGTCTGCCTCCAAGCCACCTTGCCATCACTGCCTGCACTGATCTTGCAGCCTGAAACCACCAGCTCCAGGCACCACAAGTCTGGCCTTTTTTGCCAGAGAACAAATCCTCCCATCTCTCCACCTCCATTCATCAAATTCTTCACTTTCACCACCTTATTATTCAAGCTCCCTTCTCCTGTGCAGAACTCTGAAGCTCCCATTTTCACCTTCCCCATTGCGCACATGCTGTCTACAGAATTCAACGCCTTCTCTCCTCCCACTGCTGCAACATACTGCTGCACTATGTATTTCGCCATTGATGCCTCCTGCAAATACCAACTCTTTTTAACAAATCTTTTCCGAGAAATATAATCAAAATCCCGGAAAAAATTAGTGGAGATTATAATACTTACAATAGGTTGGTCTTTGATGTTACGGTTGATGAACTTGTGATCACAACAGATGGGAAAAGGAATCAAAGGAGCTCCGACAACACCAAGCAAGAGTTGGATCTCTGTGTTCTTGCTTCCAAATAGATTTGTCAGAGACTTATGATCAGTGTTTGGTCTCATCCAAGCTTTCAAGTTCTGCCATGACTTATTACCATTCTTGTTCGAACCAAACATCTCCTCTGGGATTGGAACCTCCAGGACAGTCTCCAGCCCATCTTCTCGATCAAAATTTGGACAAAGTTTCCTCAtcagaaaaaaagagagaatattGCAGATGATCAGAGTTAATTTTTGCTTCAAGTTGCAGGAGTTTTTGAGTAGAAAATAAAGAGATAGACTTGGATTGAAAgggatgaagaagagatgtatGAGAGATGAGTTTGTTTAGGCAGCTATAGTGAACATATGACCAACCGACCATTGCCTACTAATAACGTGGTACACTTTCTCTTCATGTCGTGTTTGCACgctttctctttaatttttttttctttttataattaataaactttgttctactaattaattaatcattcatcaaatcaaaatttgTCTTATTAAAGGGTATATGTGAAAACTTTGACTTGTAGTGGGTACCAAATAGCTATTCTCCATTCTGTCTAATGACTTCAATTCTCTTTTGGGTTTGATTTTTTTGcttatatttatctttttatttgttGGGATGGCTAGTGGGTTTCAAactttttcaaaattcaaattacagATTTGTCAAGGATTTTGATTTTTGgatcaaaattttgaatatatatatataagaaatgtGAATGGGATAAGTCTTGCATAACTATAAGTATTTTAAACAGAAGAATCTATCAAACACTTTGATTTAAGACTGTTACTAAAGTAGTTGTTTCCTTTCATGATTCCAGCTTAGTTGCTAGCTACGACCcagaataaaaaacaaaaaaaaaaacaaatagacTTCTTACCCAATTCAAATCTTTATCAAGCCTCTAACTTTATTTTTCCgtatattcatttttattttaaatttaaactctaCCCCTTCCAatcttaaaaattattcaaatgtTATCGAGTTAAAACTTATTACATAACAAAACTTTTACAAAAcagtttttattcttttttttttatatgaacaAAGCATACTTGATATAGTATCCGTATTGaaatcagaaaaaataaaatttaaaagacttaaatttaaaaatttaaaatttgattggCAAAAAATCAATATTCTGAAATATGCATTCAAATATCTTAGCCGACGCCTCAGAATAGTCCTAATTCAAatataattcttttaaaataagaGACTCAAAGAGAGTCTAACACGAAGTTTTTATCCCACCAGAACTCTATCTCTAAATTAGCTTTATCAGACTGAGACATAAATAGAGTCAAATAAGAATTCTTGTCCCACTAAAATTCAATCTCCAAACCTATGGGTAGTCTTCTTCAAATATATAAGTTCATATCATTATTCACTCTTTTATGCTAATCACACTTTCAATACTATTTAAACATCAAAAGTTTTGTCCATCAAGTCACCGGTGCTCTACTTATTTTACGGATTGAACGCcttaattgtttttttattaaaaataaacatatttaaaCTATAATATATGAATAAACAATGAAATTTACATAGATTAGTCGACTAATTGGGTGCAATTAATTAATCTTACTTTGTATGAACTCAAATCACAAGATACTAAAGCATCtttttaattgtaaaaggaACAAAGCTTCCAATAACTTAGAAAGTGAATGTCTCCAAGACAATGAACACTTTGCTGCCTTTGACAGCAGTGTTTGTAACAGCTATCTTAATTGGACAAAGACATTCagaaattttttagatttttcatCCAAGTATCCAAAGATTGTTAGCTTTAAATTAATGTATCCAATTATGTTGTGCACGTTCTtgcaattttttaatattgcatTCTTGGATTACCTATCATTCACAAACGTGGCATGTCAATTAGGTAGTAATACTTCTCAAACATTCTATGTATCCCCTCACTCCGtttctataattatttgaaagaagcaaaaaaaaaaaaagaacattgGGGAAGTATTAGTCTTGATATTATATTGACCTTAAATAGTACAATATTTATACTGTCTTGAtggtaaataatttttacacTCTTTTCTTGACATAaagtaattaatattaaattttataataaatttaaatcgaaCCTAATTTTTACTGTCGACGTTCGATGAAAATTCACAATAACTTTTGTGAAAAGAAATTTCGAAATACACGACTTTTAAAAGTATGACGAGAGCTGCAGACCTgatcacaaagttcgatatgaaaattttatcgtTTAGAgtattaattttacattttacttatttttttaatatttttataattttatatattaaaatttttttctattataaatagtttttcttaattattagaaactcacatctcaatttttaaataatttcaataaaattttttaatttttaatttatctttctctttttatcacttttatatatatataaaattaaattataggaGAATAACGGTGGAATGGTATCTCACATGTAAAAGAGATTAGAAAACATAAATGTGTAAATTATTGATTTGGTCCCACAATAATGGAAAGAAGAATGAAGTATGCACTAAAATTCAGAGATGTAATTGGTGATGTTTGTTCCCCCATGTTTCAGCAGATCCACCACATGTCTTCTCACAATCTCCCATGAAAATGTTTTTCACTTCTATTTTGGGTGTGTAATATAATTTATGTATGCTAAATGTTTATCACTTCCccatttttccttttctttttctttttacttccTTAACAATGCTTCTCTTTTCTTGCACTTTCCATGAAAAAtccacaaaagaaaaaaaaaaatatactcacaaatcaataacattaaaatattcaaaaattcaGAAGATAATAATGAGAAAAGATTAGAGAGATTATGAGCTCAAATCTTAAATGAAACTTTTGGGAATCATGCTTGATTGCTcacaatttattatttatgattaaggagcACATGAATATTTGTCATTTTGTAGGAAGAAAGGGATACAACTCTATGTATTGTCTTTTCATTAAATCCAAACACCACGTTATCTCAATATACATGAACCCATATCAccatgattaaaaaataaataattaaaatgaaaatctcTTTCTTTCTGATGGATTAAGATTTGATTTCCcctgaaaattattaataaaaaatatcagataaagagaaaaataaatactaaGTTCCCACCATGAGATATGGTTAAAGGCTACGAAATGTTAGTGTTAATTACCGGTAATTGCGGCttgatttgaaaaataaaattgaccAAAATCTGACCACCCATCAGCCATCACTACCTTACATATCTAGTAGGTGCTTGCTTAGATTTGCAGTGTGTCTTTTGATTTGGTTTTCTACAAAGGTGAGTGAGAAACTCACACACTACCTAAGCTAAGCTACCTCAAGTCTTCATACCCATCATTTTCAAATCAAAAGGTTGGTTGAGCAATTCTTAGAATGTCCTTGAGTTGGTTACAGCCATTAACTGGCTTTACTGCCTTACAGCTAGTGTCttagaaaagaagaagatagcGTAGAAGAAGAAGCTCAACGGTTGTTTTCCGAAAACCCCAATCGTAATATTATACTTTTTCAATGATCCAGTTGTGCCTTAATTTAGTTCAACGGATTGATTGGTTAGCTAGTGGATTGTCCATTTGATAGCTCTCTAATCATTCCAATAATTAAGGAGTGACTACTCAAGCAGCTAGGCCCCATGCCCATTTCTTTTTATCCTTTCACCTCCTTTATACACATGGAGAACAGATATGAAAAGGGAAAGAGAGATACCAAAGATTTCATTGAAATTCAGTGGGGTATTTATTGATTATATTCATGAACATTCTATCATTGCAAACATCTAGTTGCCTGCTGCATTCAAGATTTCACCTTAATAATGAGTTTGTGTATCAATATGGTAAGAATTTTCactattacaaataaaattatgaaaagggGAGAAGCATTAAGTATATGGCTTGAATTTTAGATACATTTTCTTATGGATCTAATTTTGACCTAATTTGAAAATTTCAATACTACCATCCGAATTAGATAAATTagataaataatgaaaatttggGTTGATAgtgtattaataatttaataaaaaactatttaaattccATCGGCAGAGTTTTAATTAATACCGATTAGTTAATacgaaataagaaaaaaaataaattaaaaaataaaaaatcttattcaaatttctcaaaaattgcactTTTCTAATAGTTAagaaaactatttataataaaaataaaattttaatatgtaaaattatgaaaatatttataatatttaaaaattatgaccGATAAAATCTGCAACTCTCGTCTGATCTAAGTTTACCGTAAAATCTAAAACTAATTGAACCAtgtcataatattttttttttcatactcCTTATGATATTTTGGCTGGATATTTTATGTATGACGACTACATAGacttataaaaaagtaaattttcctAAATCACATTTGTCTgcataaattaactaataatttattttctttgaagATGATTTTTAAGAAGAGTTTTTTGCTTAGATTCTTCTGCTTGATTGGCTTCTGCTGCTGAATCCAATATTATCTTGGGCAGAATATTGAGAAAATGAGCAGAGAAGCATTGCATACAAAAGCTGAAAAAACAAAAGTTACAACAACACATAATACTCTTCTTTGATCGCGTAATCCAATCGACATTACCAGTTTTTTCAATCTCTAATACTaatataaacatcacataaatagGAAAATCAATAACCTTGCAAGGACCTTAGGCTGCAAGTGGTACAGAGTTGGTACCTGCATAAGCTAGAAGCTATTCTGCTCGTCATCTTTTCAGTCATCAAACCCAAGAAAAATTACAAAACTCAGTCCTAGGATTATGAGGGTACATTGAAGTGAAAGAGCCAAGAGATGACAAAAGCAAACACCATACATGCTAGTAAGAAATTCAGGAATCGATGGCCTTGCCAGAAGTTCCGAGTCTCTGTTGTGTGCACAGGAGCTGCTGTTGCTACTGCAGTTTCATTCACCTCATTCCATTGCTCTACCAACTCAACCTCATTTGGACCGGCAACGTTTCGGGCAACTGATCCACAAATCTCACAGGTTCTGCAATTAGACAAGAAAATCACCCGTGTGAGCGACCCTAAACAACACCAAAATCCCTATATGTTACATTTTGAATCACCATGCACAAACCAATCATGACCAGAATCTGCAATGATCAGAAAGAAAATATTCCCATCGCCAACTCCAATCACAATGTAAAGAACAGAAATAGCTATGTGCAACATTAGCATCTTCCGAATTTGTTCTCAAAGAAATCAGGAAAACTAGACCATAAAATTGGAACTACTGCAATGGGAACATTTGGTGAACAAGTAAGCATTGTCCATAGTTTAACACGGTTAACATCAAACAAACTTCACCGAGAAACAAACAGAGCAAAAAAGAATAATGATCTCTAATGGTCATTGATCAACATGCAGTACATTCTAAAAGAAAACAGACAGATAAACCACATCATCATAGAGAGTATTTTCCGTTTAAACAGGCAAAGAATGAGAAACTAATTAGTCACGAAAAGGATTCATGACCCCATCAATCAAAAAGCTATGACTCTATTATGATTCTATGCAACCAAGCTCCTGCTAGTGAATTTGATATCTGGATATAGTTCTATCATGATCATTTTCACAAGAAACCATGCAGAAATCTGTGTTCTGTTTCTATATGAAAGTCCCAAAGagtgaaaagaaaaatagatgGTGGAAATTAAAATTATGCTATAGACCAACTTTCCAAGGCAACTAGCCAGTGGGCTGCACAGGATCAACTAAGCACCTGTTACTGTATTTGAAATCAAATTTTATACATGCTGTATTGAAATTTGACTACACTTCATTTTCCAGCACAACAGGTGCAGTCCATTCTTAATCCTCAAATTGGATATGCAGCAAGAACAATGGTCGCCTGTTGTACAACGCAAGCACAGGGTGGCGAGCCTGCATTCTCACATTCAGAACTTCAATAAATACAGATGGGTGAATATCCAGTCAGCAACTTTCCTACATTGTACTCTTCTATGATGTATAAAAACAAAAACTTTCGACTGTATCGACTATCGACTAATAGAATAGAGTCCTTGTACTGTATGCTAAATGTAGTTTACCCTATACTGATTTAGAAACAGCTGTATGTAACTGTAATATTGTAAATTCTTATCAATATAAGTAGATTGATCCCACAATGGAACGATGAGGGAAACACTTGTGGAGCCGCATATTCTACTTTTGTAGGACAGAAAACCGCAACAGAAGATACAGAATGGAGAGTcctaactcactccaaaagTAGCTCAAGGGGAGGAGTGCTTGTGGCCTATATAAGGGCACATTACTCcttcctttccacaaccgacgtGGGATTCAATACACCCTCATACCcgcccagaatttttactggtgctTAACGTATTTATGGGTGGCCCAACATCGAATGGAGAGGATCTGATACCATATTAAATCTGAGCCAGACCTAACTCGCCCCAAAAGCTAGGTTAAGAGTTAAACTCCAAAACCCAATAGTGCCATGAAAAATGTGCTGGAGCCTGGAATAAGATATACAACAATGTCAGACTACAGCAGACATGAAAAATTTTGGGGCTGTTATTTTGTGTAAAGTCACCAAGGGAAGCCTAGTTCAAATTGAACAAATTGGAAATGTCAACAAAGAATGGCAAGCTTGAAATGTAAATCAGATATGGACATATTGTACATGCAGCCGCCTGTCAAGAAGCTTCTCAGCCATATTTTCAAACTTAATGCAAAATTGCAAAATATCATCCAATTCTCTGTAAGTTCATATTAACTATTATTAGAAATAGGGAAGAAAGGCAATGGTTATTGTATAGGATATTAAGACAAAAATAGGAAAGTGGTGAGAATCTTCATTAACATGGCCCATTGGCTCAGGCCACCCAACCAAAATTTCCTTCTTTTAATGCAGTGCCATAACTAACTTTAGTTGATCTTTCTTCATAAGCCACATATGTTATGGGACAACAATATCTAATATATCACCACTTTAAAcaacatgacaaattgtagGGGTGTACCTAACTTCCTTAAATGCATGCATTTTGAAATTATTCAGTGCAAGATACATAAATCCAATTCTCACGggcaaaaaataaatatgacgTGCCACATTTATATTGGGAATACCAGTTGATGGCAAGTACTTCAACCTACCAGGTCTATGGTGAAAACTCACTTAGACCGGGTCTATATGGACTCGTAGTGTAAAACAATAGAGTAAATATATGCAAAGGGTACCTGAGGTATGGAGAAAAAGTGAAATGTTAAAAGAAGAATTATTTTCACAAATTAGTTACTACAAAGCAAATGACAGAAGAAACATTTGCAAATGCATAATAGGAAATACAAGTGGAACATTCTGATGGTTTCATCTTTTTCCTTTATTATGTCACATACGTTGAGAATTGAACAATCACACAATCTAAAAATAAGcacgaaaaaaaattaatacaaagATCTAACCTGGTTCACTAATTTGGCTACGTCCACGGCGGCTTAGACTCCATATCTTAATGACATATTCTCCTGATTTAGTGCAGAAGCTGCTTTTGCATTCTTTTTCTCTTAGTATGTAAAATTGGagtttattctaaattaatttcCATTTACTAGAGAGCAAAAGATAGAAAAAGAGAATATTTTCAGTTCACAAGCTTCTTGGTTCTTGCATGACAATTGTTGCCAAAGCATATTTTTCTAATCTACATCAACAAAGTCCAAAACAACTTCATACAACAAAcaatagaaaacaaaaaaactTAGGAAGTTCATGAAAGCAGCAGGATGCTTCTTGCAGGAGTGTGGAATAGCCTGCTTGCTTTCCATTTCTATTCGTTAGACTAACAAATTGCCACAAGGAAAGTGTTTCTCAAAGCAAATTTTTTACTGCTTCAATTTATTTCATctgttataatattattttattcatcatATCC
This window harbors:
- the LOC110618755 gene encoding uncharacterized protein LOC110618755, which produces MRKLCPNFDREDGLETVLEVPIPEEMFGSNKNGNKSWQNLKAWMRPNTDHKSLTNLFGSKNTEIQLLLGVVGAPLIPFPICCDHKFINRNIKDQPIEASMAKYIVQQYVAAVGGEKALNSVDSMCAMGKVKMGASEFCTGEGSLNNKVVKVKNLMNGGGEMGGFVLWQKRPDLWCLELVVSGCKISAGSDGKVAWRQTPWHHSHASRGPPRPLRRFLQGLDPKSTANLFSNSICIGEKSIDDEDCFVLKLEAEPSSLRARSTSNVEMIRHTVWGYFSQKTGLLVQLEDSHLIRIKASGNDSIFWETTMESRIQDYRTTDGINIAHGGRTSVSLFRFGENSERHSRTRMEEIWAIEEVDFNIKGLSMDCFLPPSDLKKEGEEAYGVVACSNEKLPLKLRSASARICASKVVAIDVDYLENSTETSTEDEDDEDYY